The Phormidium ambiguum IAM M-71 genome contains the following window.
CGTTACAGCGAGCTTGCCAAATAGTTCCTTCATAAAGCACTTTTCCAGTTTTTCCTGGTAAAATATCAGCGATCGTTTTAGCCTCAGTTGCATCCCGAATATTAGACTTTTTAGTTTTTAGTAACATCGGACGCAACCAAATAACTGAAATTGCTGATAAACCCATCCAATAAGTAATTTGCCAGTTCCAATCCGGTACATAATAAGTTCTGAACAAAAAGATCGATAAGATGATTGAGTTAATACCTGTTATTAGTGGTACAAGTTTGTAGTTTCTGGCTAAATTTTTAGCAAAAAACAGTTCCGTTAAACAAAGCAGAATTCCGATCGTAAACCAGAATAAGGTAGGCGCTAATCTTGACCACATTAGGTAAGAATCTGACAGCACATAAACCTCCTGAAAAATCCGATTTACACTCAACAAACCTTTGTTATCTACTATTAAGATTGATGCTTGATGGAGTTCTTAACTGACTTCTTTGAGATCTCATCGACTTCTCATCGACTTTAGTTATAAAATTTGGAAAGTGTATTTGTGATGGCGCTGCTATGCCGCGATCGCTTAGATTGCGAGAAGAGTTGATTTCCGTAGTCAAATCGTCTCTACTGAGAAATGGTTTCCCCAGTCAAAAAATTCTGGCGGAAGATTTAGGGATTTCCCAGTCTACTGTGAGTAACTTTTTAAACGGTAGACCTGTTGATTATGCTAATTTTGTGGAAATTTGCCGTATTTTGGCTCAAGAATGGCGAAATATCGCTGATTTTGAAGATAATAACTCATTAGATGTTATATCAGATGCTAAAGCGAGGGTTTTGATTAGCGATCGCGCTTGTCACCCCAGTCTCGCACAGCATTTACAACAAGCGATCGGTAACGCTAAACATCAAATCGAAATACTAAATCATCTCGCTTTCCAACCATCGGATTTTGAATTTTGTGATTATTTAGTCTTATTATTATCAGCCAATGCAGCAGTCAGCGAAATGGTTTTGGAAGAGGTTTCATTAGCAAGAGAAACGCAAAAATCGAAACAATCAAAATTAACAGTTTTACCAATTTGTCTTAATTTACCTTGGGAAAATGCCTTACCTTTTGATTTACTACAA
Protein-coding sequences here:
- a CDS encoding NfeD family protein; this encodes MLSDSYLMWSRLAPTLFWFTIGILLCLTELFFAKNLARNYKLVPLITGINSIILSIFLFRTYYVPDWNWQITYWMGLSAISVIWLRPMLLKTKKSNIRDATEAKTIADILPGKTGKVLYEGTIWQARCNDKTIAIASDQTVFVLEREGNTLIVAPENLFHF